The Aquiluna sp. KACHI24 genome contains a region encoding:
- a CDS encoding DciA family protein, which translates to MLNFEPIDRYFREFLGSSKNFVTRDQKRRDSRSKGSQPFDKGRDPVMAGNSVEQLFSNFNWGLNITKAELFSNWEKVVGKTNADASTPEDLSDGELTIRCRSTAWATQLRLLEAQLLERINSDFPTLGVQKLKIIGPNVPSWKKGPRSVPGRGPRDTYG; encoded by the coding sequence TTGCTCAACTTTGAGCCTATAGACCGTTACTTTCGAGAGTTTCTGGGTAGCTCGAAAAACTTCGTCACCCGAGATCAAAAACGTCGTGACTCAAGATCTAAAGGGTCTCAGCCCTTTGACAAAGGTCGAGATCCAGTAATGGCGGGTAATTCGGTAGAACAACTTTTCTCAAATTTCAACTGGGGTTTGAACATCACCAAAGCAGAACTTTTCTCAAACTGGGAGAAGGTGGTGGGAAAGACCAATGCAGACGCATCGACTCCTGAGGATCTCAGTGATGGCGAGCTGACGATTCGCTGCCGCAGCACGGCTTGGGCAACCCAGCTAAGACTTTTAGAAGCTCAACTTTTGGAGCGAATAAATTCTGATTTTCCAACCCTTGGGGTTCAAAAACTGAAGATTATTGGGCCTAATGTTCCGAGCTGGAAAAAGGGACCCAGATCTGTCCCCGGAAGGGGTCCTCGCGACACTTACGGATGA
- the gyrB gene encoding DNA topoisomerase (ATP-hydrolyzing) subunit B has product MSEPQKNYDAGAIQVLEGLEAVRKRPGMYIGSTGPRGLHHLVYEIVDNSVDEALAGYCDNIQVVITKEGHIKVTDNGRGIPVDMHPVEKKPAVEVVLTVLHAGGKFGGGGYAVSGGLHGVGASVVNALSTHLKVEVHREGFVWRQSYTIGVPDAPLAKGEETDRTGTTIEFVPSAEIFETVEFDYETLRQRFQQMCFLNKGLRISLMDERDGQNDTYHYERGLSDYVEYLNAAKKVEVVHDEIISIEAETEEKNLSVEIAMQWTTGYNEGVHTYANTINTHEGGTHEEGFRAALTGLLNKYAREKSLLKEKDDNLTGDDVREGLTAVISVKLTEPQFEGQTKTKLGNTEAKAFVQRVVNDKLGDWFERNPNLAKEIVRKAIQAATARLAARKAREATRRKGLLESGGMPGKLRDCSSRDPKVSEIYIVEGDSAGGSAVRGRDPETQAILPLRGKILNVEKARLDKALANTEVQALITAFGTGIGEDFDVEKIRYHKCILMADADVDGQHIRTLLLTLLFRYMRPLIEHGYVYMAQPPLYRIKWSNAEHEYVFSDAERDLKLAEGQASGKKIPKENAIQRYKGLGEMDYDELWDTTMNPATRTLLQVTLDDAALADEIFSTLMGEDVESRRNFIQRNAKDVRFLDI; this is encoded by the coding sequence ATGTCAGAACCACAAAAAAATTATGACGCTGGCGCCATCCAGGTCCTTGAAGGACTAGAGGCTGTTAGAAAACGCCCTGGAATGTATATCGGGTCCACCGGACCGCGCGGCCTCCACCACCTCGTATATGAAATTGTCGACAACTCTGTTGATGAAGCACTAGCTGGCTACTGCGACAACATCCAGGTTGTAATCACCAAAGAGGGTCACATCAAGGTGACCGATAACGGCCGCGGTATCCCGGTCGACATGCACCCTGTCGAAAAGAAACCTGCAGTTGAGGTTGTTCTGACCGTTTTGCACGCAGGTGGAAAATTTGGTGGCGGCGGCTATGCGGTATCAGGTGGTCTTCACGGCGTGGGAGCGTCGGTTGTAAACGCCCTCTCCACTCACCTGAAGGTAGAAGTTCACCGTGAAGGCTTTGTTTGGAGACAGAGCTACACAATTGGTGTCCCAGACGCCCCATTGGCTAAGGGTGAAGAGACCGATAGAACCGGAACCACCATCGAATTCGTGCCCTCGGCAGAGATCTTTGAAACCGTCGAGTTTGATTACGAGACTTTGCGCCAGAGATTCCAGCAGATGTGCTTCCTAAACAAGGGACTGAGGATCTCGCTGATGGACGAGCGAGATGGTCAAAACGACACGTATCACTACGAGCGCGGTCTAAGTGATTATGTCGAGTACCTAAACGCAGCCAAAAAGGTTGAGGTTGTGCACGACGAGATCATCTCCATTGAAGCCGAGACCGAGGAGAAGAACCTCTCGGTTGAAATCGCGATGCAGTGGACTACCGGTTACAACGAGGGTGTCCACACTTACGCAAACACAATCAACACCCACGAGGGTGGTACCCACGAAGAGGGCTTCCGTGCTGCGTTGACCGGCTTACTCAACAAATACGCTCGTGAGAAGAGCCTGTTGAAAGAAAAGGACGACAACCTAACTGGTGATGACGTTCGTGAGGGTCTAACCGCGGTTATTTCGGTGAAGCTAACCGAGCCACAGTTTGAGGGTCAGACCAAGACCAAGCTTGGCAACACCGAGGCCAAGGCGTTTGTGCAGCGAGTTGTTAATGACAAGCTCGGTGACTGGTTTGAGCGCAACCCGAACCTAGCCAAGGAAATTGTTCGGAAGGCAATTCAAGCCGCAACCGCTCGACTGGCTGCGCGAAAGGCCCGCGAGGCAACTCGTCGTAAGGGGCTTTTGGAGTCTGGTGGAATGCCAGGAAAGCTTCGCGACTGTTCCTCTCGAGACCCCAAAGTCTCTGAAATTTACATCGTGGAGGGTGACTCGGCCGGTGGTTCTGCGGTACGTGGTCGTGATCCCGAAACCCAGGCGATTTTGCCGCTTCGCGGAAAAATCTTGAACGTTGAGAAGGCAAGACTCGACAAAGCCCTCGCAAACACAGAGGTCCAAGCACTAATCACAGCCTTCGGAACTGGTATCGGTGAAGACTTCGACGTTGAGAAGATCCGATATCACAAATGCATTTTGATGGCAGACGCGGATGTTGATGGTCAGCACATCAGAACCCTGTTGCTAACCCTGCTATTTAGATACATGAGACCTCTAATCGAGCACGGTTACGTTTACATGGCACAACCTCCGCTGTACCGAATCAAGTGGTCAAACGCTGAACACGAATATGTCTTCTCTGACGCAGAGCGTGATTTGAAGCTTGCTGAAGGTCAGGCATCTGGCAAGAAGATCCCTAAGGAGAACGCGATTCAGCGTTATAAGGGTCTTGGAGAGATGGACTACGACGAGCTGTGGGACACCACCATGAACCCGGCGACCAGAACCTTGCTTCAGGTCACCCTTGATGACGCCGCTCTAGCTGACGAGATTTTCTCGACGTTGATGGGTGAGGACGTCGAATCTCGCAGAAACTTCATACAGCGCAACGCCAAAGACGTTCGATTCTTGGACATCTAG